The region GCGGCAGTGGCGGCCGCCGTCGAGTCCACCGTCGAGACGCTCGGGCCGCTCTCGGGCGTCGTGGTCAACGCCGGCCTCGCCCGCGGGAGCGACGTCGAGGCGATGACCGACGACGAGTTCCTGACGACACAGCGGGTCAACACCGAGGGCGCGTTCTACACCGCCCGCGAGGCGCTCCCGGCGCTCCGCGAGACGGCGGGCAATATCGTCTTCATCGGGAGCTTCGCGGGCAAGTACCCCCGGCCGTTCAACCCGGTCTACGCCGCGACGAAGTGGTGGGTCCGCGGGTTCGCGATGAGCCTCGCCGCACAGGTCGGCGACGACGATATCGGCGTCACCGTCGTCAATCCCTCGGAGGTCCGCACGGAGTTCGAGAGCGCCGACGGCACCCCTTTCGAGGAGGTGTTCGAGGAAGGCGAGGTGACCGAACCCGAAGAAGTCGCCGACGCCGTCGCCTTCGCGCTCTCTCAGGAGCCGCCGACGACGGTCAACGAACTCGACGTCTATCGCCGGGACAAGTTCGGACACTTCTAACTCGGTTGCCCGCCACTGGGCAAATTAGGACGTAAATTACTTTCCTGAGCGACACGAACACTCTCCCATGTCCCACGAGGTCGAAGACGAGACGACAGTGAACGAGAGCTACTCGGTCACGGTGCCGGCGTCGGTACGGCGAGAAGCCGGTGTCGAAGCTGGTGACAAACTCCGCTGGCACGTCGACGAGAGCGGGGGGCTCTCGGTCAAAGTCGTCAAGCAACAGTATGGCGCGTTCTCGAAGCTCGAACCGGTCGACGTCGGCGAACCGACCGACGCCGCCGAGGACCACGACCTCCTCGCCGGCGATTACTGATGGCTGCGGTCGTCGTCGACGCCAACGTCGTCATTTCGGCCCGTCTCGCACGGG is a window of Halomicroarcula saliterrae DNA encoding:
- a CDS encoding SDR family oxidoreductase, translating into MTERADETVLVTGASSGIGAATVRRVAADGAEIALLARSEDRLRELADEVAADHGVETHVVPADVRDSAAVAAAVESTVETLGPLSGVVVNAGLARGSDVEAMTDDEFLTTQRVNTEGAFYTAREALPALRETAGNIVFIGSFAGKYPRPFNPVYAATKWWVRGFAMSLAAQVGDDDIGVTVVNPSEVRTEFESADGTPFEEVFEEGEVTEPEEVADAVAFALSQEPPTTVNELDVYRRDKFGHF
- a CDS encoding AbrB/MazE/SpoVT family DNA-binding domain-containing protein — protein: MSHEVEDETTVNESYSVTVPASVRREAGVEAGDKLRWHVDESGGLSVKVVKQQYGAFSKLEPVDVGEPTDAAEDHDLLAGDY